A genomic window from Luteolibacter sp. LG18 includes:
- the glgP gene encoding alpha-glucan family phosphorylase — translation MSFLPKPFAHSYEIAPEYSKSAVYFSCEFALDQSFKIYSGGLGFLAGSHMKSAAALKQNLCGVGIYWSYGYYNQTRGDEGEMAVQFRKNEYAFLRDTGIRFTVPIHGHPVWVKALYLPGETFSTVPMFFLSTDVEENDPLSRAITHRLYDNDPLRRIAQYTILGAGGARLMEELGVDPEIWHLNEAHGLSAAFRLYEKHRSVEEVRKRLVFTTHTPEEAGNEKHDFKLLNDFTFFGSVPEAEVRKITGIEGEVFNHSLAALRLAHVANGVSKLHGEVSRQMWKSHKGLCPITHVTNAQNKKYWADHGLEAARVHGDTELLRNRKRELKERLFRVVADQTGKIFRPDVLTIVWARRFAGYKRPDLITRDIRLFRELLSNTQRPVQVIWAGKPFPFDFGAIETFNKLAGLCRHHPNAAVLVGYELELSRFLKNGADIWLNNPVVTREASGTSGMTAAMNGALNLSTYDGWVCEFADFSGTNSFIIPPADPSLSPESRDRHDLLGFYEQMEEKALPLYYDDPEGWARMMLRSMNEVVPFFDSDRMAGEYYTKIYASAAQPVIDQTPAHSVL, via the coding sequence CCGAGTATTCGAAGAGCGCGGTGTATTTCTCCTGCGAATTCGCCCTCGACCAGAGCTTCAAGATCTACTCGGGCGGGCTCGGGTTCCTGGCGGGCTCGCACATGAAATCGGCGGCGGCGCTGAAGCAGAACCTGTGCGGCGTGGGGATCTATTGGTCCTACGGTTACTACAACCAGACCCGCGGTGACGAGGGCGAGATGGCGGTCCAGTTCCGGAAGAACGAGTACGCGTTCCTCCGGGACACCGGCATTCGTTTCACCGTGCCGATCCACGGCCATCCGGTGTGGGTGAAGGCGCTCTACCTGCCGGGTGAGACCTTCTCCACGGTGCCGATGTTCTTCCTGAGCACGGACGTGGAGGAGAACGATCCGCTGTCCCGCGCGATCACCCACCGCCTCTACGACAACGACCCGCTGCGCCGCATCGCCCAGTACACGATCCTCGGCGCGGGCGGTGCCCGGTTGATGGAGGAACTCGGCGTCGATCCCGAGATCTGGCACCTCAACGAGGCCCACGGGCTGTCCGCGGCCTTCCGCCTGTATGAGAAGCACCGCAGCGTGGAAGAGGTGCGGAAGCGCCTCGTCTTCACCACCCACACGCCGGAAGAGGCGGGCAACGAGAAGCACGACTTCAAGCTGCTGAACGATTTCACCTTCTTCGGCAGCGTGCCGGAGGCCGAGGTCCGCAAGATCACCGGCATCGAGGGCGAGGTGTTCAACCACTCGCTGGCCGCGCTGCGCCTTGCGCACGTGGCCAATGGCGTCTCGAAGCTCCACGGCGAGGTGTCCCGCCAGATGTGGAAGAGCCACAAGGGCCTCTGCCCGATCACCCACGTCACCAACGCCCAGAACAAGAAATACTGGGCGGACCACGGTCTGGAAGCCGCGCGTGTCCATGGCGACACCGAGTTGCTCCGCAACCGCAAGCGCGAGCTGAAGGAGCGCCTGTTCCGGGTGGTTGCCGACCAGACTGGCAAGATCTTCCGCCCGGACGTGCTGACCATCGTGTGGGCGCGCCGTTTCGCCGGCTACAAGCGCCCGGACCTCATCACCCGGGACATCCGCCTGTTCCGCGAGCTGCTTTCGAACACCCAGCGCCCGGTGCAGGTCATCTGGGCCGGCAAGCCGTTCCCCTTCGACTTCGGCGCGATCGAGACCTTCAACAAGCTCGCCGGCCTCTGCCGCCACCACCCGAACGCGGCGGTGCTCGTCGGCTACGAGCTCGAGCTGTCCCGTTTCCTCAAGAACGGCGCGGACATCTGGCTGAACAACCCGGTGGTCACCCGCGAGGCGTCCGGCACCTCCGGCATGACCGCCGCCATGAACGGCGCGCTGAACCTTTCCACCTACGATGGCTGGGTTTGCGAGTTCGCGGACTTCTCCGGCACGAACAGCTTCATCATCCCGCCGGCCGATCCCTCGCTCTCGCCGGAGTCCCGGGACCGCCACGATCTCCTCGGCTTCTACGAGCAGATGGAGGAAAAGGCGCTGCCGCTCTACTACGACGATCCGGAAGGCTGGGCGCGGATGATGCTGCGCTCAATGAACGAGGTCGTGCCTTTCTTCGACTCCGACCGGATGGCGGGCGAGTACTACACGAAAATTTACGCCTCGGCGGCGCAACCGGTGATTGACCAGACACCGGCCCACAGCGTCCTTTGA